A genomic region of Melanotaenia boesemani isolate fMelBoe1 chromosome 21, fMelBoe1.pri, whole genome shotgun sequence contains the following coding sequences:
- the nog3 gene encoding noggin-3: protein MDSSCCLLPVLALLFSLSSRIQQGTCQHYYVLRPVPSDDLPPVVMKEDPDTLLDPKEKDLNETELRGALGSHFDPNFMSASPPENKHAGDADGNESELRLKLSGAMPKEIRTAEFEVQHGRKPKPSRKLRRRLQLWLWSYALCPVLYAWNDLGIRFWPRYLKVGTCFSKRSCSVPEGMVCKPAKATHFTILRWYCAQKKGLKCAWIEVQYPVISECKCSCPN from the coding sequence ATGGATTCCTCCTGCTGCCTCCTCCCTGTCCTCGCGCTCCTTTTCTCTCTGAGCTCCAGGATACAGCAGGGCACGTGCCAACATTACTATGTCCTCCGTCCGGTACCCAGTGACGACCTGCCTCCGGTGGTCATGAAGGAGGATCCGGACACGCTTCTGGACCCGAAGGAGAAGGACCTGAACGAGACGGAGCTCCGGGGCGCTCTGGGCAGCCACTTCGACCCGAACTTCATGTCCGCGTCCCCGCCGGAGAACAAGCACGCGGGGGATGCGGACGGGAACGAGTCGGAGCTGCGGCTGAAGCTGTCCGGAGCGATGCCTAAAGAGATCCGGACCGCGGAGTTCGAGGTCCAGCACGGCAGGAAGCCGAAACCGAGCAGGAAGCTGCGGCGGCggctgcagctgtggctgtggtCGTACGCGCTCTGCCCGGTGCTTTACGCGTGGAACGACCTGGGTATCCGGTTCTGGCCGCGGTACCTGAAGGTGGGGACCTGCTTCAGTAAGCGGTCTTGTTCTGTACCAGAGGGGATGGTCTGCAAACCCGCCAAAGCGACTCACTTTACGATCCTGCGGTGGTACTGCGCGCAGAAAAAGGGCCTGAAATGCGCGTGGATCGAGGTTCAGTATCCGGTTATATCCGAGTGTAAATGCTCGTGTCCGAACTGA